A section of the Gasterosteus aculeatus chromosome 10, fGasAcu3.hap1.1, whole genome shotgun sequence genome encodes:
- the prrc2a gene encoding protein PRRC2A isoform X1, translated as MSERSGQTAKGKEGKTKYASLNLFDTYKGKSLETQKPVVPPRHGLQSLGKVASARRMPPPANLPSLKAENKGNDPNVTLVPKDGTGWASKQDQADPKSTDALSAPQPESQQPVASPTPAPTRPRTPPASEVLVAASTQAVGARSWAQASVTHGTQGDGGKGLNLQSPFSREEFPTLQAAGDQDKAGREQGTADQWYGPGPSLRPQNVTSWRDGGSRAMAPTLPGEGAVEGGTAGALVMDGGAGVPPPNSQSLGPPRNPPAGSPSLPQPPGGPGFPQYRGIIPPFMYPPYLPFPAPYGPQGPFRYPAPGEGPPPRFRQGGPDSRSQGGPRDVGGEVVKRPPILKQDDLKELDELDHDGDEGWAGAHEEIDYSAKLKFSDDEGDEEGEEESTESNNDLREQQRSQDATSRSRASDSGGDTRRTPPCNADNGPQPSSKPGRAEEGGSGWGGQGPPTNYQDRTQNQGTSQGPAKPVPGQLQPAPGGPSPPAQPGLLVPAPQENDEDETWRQRRKQSSTEISAAVERARRRREEEERRMEEERRAACAEKLKRLDEKQQQQQGSNVGGGGSSCKSPSLDGNSAAAPAGSPSPSISASASSPNISQPPSPCVDPEESPLLVVQPGSSPGVGDRQRASSNSSYDSSAESQQCPQPPVSQPQQPTLDVPLAGENKEETMGTPHIRAGSGGERGVDPVKIENIGGGAGRQASGPPVQGYSKYQKSLPPRFQRQQQEQLLKQQQQWQHQQQQQQQHQQQQQQQQQQQQHSQASQSQLSPQPTQGPSSGSTPQPGPGPKQGGPMYQPSNMVRPPPLPMNFDPRWMMMPYMDPRMMQGRPPPMDYYSAGMHPSGLIGRERSDSGGSGSDAFDRQQQHPGHPHRGTPPMDPKMAWGQEVFPGGGEGRGLTSPHRQKQALEDDDVAKGPRSDTPTHRTREGGLGPIQQPNSTPGTSNQTPPPVGTQVGGQGGGHPHHYMSGRGNFSNFPDQSARMHPHHQQQQQQQRGERGNQPHSYPHQDEGPPRGSQQGQIWGAPHPHYDRNGRADHPPVESNSHVHHHHGHHPQQPHYSLHPHKPENSRDRAVEAPAKKTDSSAPIHQPSLSSSCSSSSSSSAREDGNVKGALHHHPSQRESEAAVGHTHGERGNGGGANSSSLVKQEKTGPSVTSSPPPSQHGSHTQPQQQHPHLKSNQRGGREHKTETQWGPRPGSSNTGGGSSHGRRANAGGGNNSRGGEDSSNTPSDHKPSHQTGGSNPNRRAGPIKKPVLKEIKRDGGEADGGEKTSFGKEKDGGQHASIKQESSSSQNTSAPSKDEPAQTAKTRNAGKERSSGGGGAGRGPKDVDTTFSGSSSRRDRDRSFERGGGPSHQHGVPAKGSRASRGRGEFYGRGRGYRGAFTAPAGPVGASRGRMAGRSGRDYRPSVGGSHHHESKGEGASGRHGPDRSQHNPARARNRSETRSEGSEYEEIPKRRRERGSETGSESGASDRGPSDKEDPLKTNTKNGPENANTTGSSNMSSAPSRGSQARVFTPRGVPSRRGRGGGGGGGGGTTGPGGGGNLYRSGGNIGGHPGGHRVGPNSSSHGGSSKSSASARKQQGAPQTSGAKDFGRGGNGAEKKEKIADASQTQSQGSNPPQPLLPAAAPASSASTENGVVTQHALTNPTQNSRGPNALPLPTNREFPPSGFERPPRRRRHGRSQHQQDKPPRFRRLKERENAARINGGVGVIGGGRPSSPALNSVQDSNGAPVSAPVTSNAQNANHNNALIANNNSGGGHVNNANSHHHHHYNQGNAAQTHHQSHGAKSPDFTNQNSDQANEEWETASESSDFTEFRDREGGGGKSYPSHHPHHLGRGGGGGGGAVDRDMAGKEPLANKRSFSSQRPGMERQNRRVNPGGGGGGGRGPRGPPGGGSGGPGSGGGGNRGDRRGNWPSPKNRK; from the exons ATGTCAGAGCGCTCTGGGCAAACTGCAAAGGGGAAGGAAGGCAAAACCAAGTATGCGTCTCTCAACCTGTTTGATACATACAAAGGAAAGAGCCTTGAAACACAAAAGCCTGTTG TTCCCCCCCGCCATGGCCTGCAGTCTCTTGGTAAAGTTGCCTCCGCACGGCGTATGCCACCCCCTGCCAACCTGCCCAGTCTGAAGGCAGAGAACAAAGGCAACGATCCCAACGTAACGCTTGTTCCCAAAGACGGCACAGGATGGGCAAGCAAACAGGACCAAGCAGACCCAAAGAG tACCGATGCATTGTCAGCACCGCAGCCGGAATCGCAGCAGCCTGTGGCTTCACCGACACCTGCACCGACCCGCCCGAGAACCCCACCAGCTTCAGAG GTTCTGGTTGCAGCTTCAACCCAGGCCGTAGGGGCAAGGTCCTGGGCACAGGCCAGTGTTACACATGGAACACAAGGGGATG GTGGAAAGGGATTAAACCTACAGTCGCCATTCTCTCGCGAGGAATTTCCCACACTGCAGGCGGCTGGCGACCAGGACAAAGCTGGCAGAGAACAGGGCACTGCAGATCAGTGGTATGGGCCCGGACCAAGCCTCCGCCCCCAAA ACGTTACAAGTTGGCGAGACGGTGGGAGCCGCGCCATGGCGCCCACCCTGCCTGGGGAGGGGGCAGTGGAGGGGGGCACTGCTGGGGCTCTGGTGATGGATGGGGGTGCTGGGGTCCCCCCTCCAAATTCTCAGTCCCTTGGGCCACCTAGGAACCCTCCCGCAGGCAGCCCTTCCTTGCCACAGCCACCTGGTGGCCCTGGGTTTCCCCAATATCGAGGGATCATTCCTCCCTTC ATGTATCCTCCATACCTGCCCTTCCCGGCCCCCTATGGCCCTCAGGGGCCTTTCAGGTACCCGGCACCCGGGGAAGGGCCTCCTCCAAG GTTCCGGCAGGGTGGTCCTGACAGCAGGTCTCAGGGCGGCCCACGTGATGTAGGTGGAGAAGTTGTGAAGCGGCCACCTATCCTAAAGCAGGATGACCTGAAGGAGTTAGATGAGCTTGACCATGATGGAGATGAGGGCTGGGCAG gggCTCATGAGGAGATTGATTACTCCGCCAAGTTGAAGTTCAGtgatgatgaaggtgatgaagagggagaagaggaaagcACCGAGAGCAATAATGACTTGCG tgagcagcagaGGTCCCAGGATGCAACCTCTCGCTCTCGAGCCTCGGACAGCGGCGGAGACACCCGCCGCACCCCTCCCTGTAATGCTGACAATGGCCCCCAACCCTCCAGCAAGCCAGGACGCGCCGAGGAGGGAGGCAGCGGCTGGGGGGGCCAGGGACCACCAACCAACTACCAG gACCGAACCCAAAATCAGGGTACCTCTCAAGGCCCGGCAAAACCTGTCCCCGGTCAGCTTCAGCCAGCACCAGGGGGCCCGTCTCCTCCTGCCCAACCAGGTCTTCTGGTTCCTGCACCCCAGGAGAATGATGAAGACGAGACTTGGCGTCAGCGCAGGAAGCAGTCCTCCACTGAGATCTCCGCTGCTGTGGAGCGAGCTCGTCGCCGCCGCGAGGAGGAAGAGCGCaggatggaggaagagaggcgCGCAGCCTGCGCAGAGAAACTCAAGAGGCTGGATGagaagcagcaacagcagcagggcAGCAACGTAGGAGGTGGTGGCAGCAGCTGTAAAAGCCCAAGCCTGGACGGAAACTCTGCAGCTGCCCCGGCAGGCAGCCCTAGTCCATCAATTTCagcctctgcctcctcccccaACATCAGCCAGCCCCCATCCCCTTGTGTGGACCCTGAAGAATCTCCACTGTTGGTTGTCCAGCCAGGGTCGAGTCCTGGAGTTGGGGACCGTCAGCGagccagcagcaacagcagctatGACTCCAGTGCAG AATCCCAACAGTGTCCCCAGCCTCCTGTGTCACAGCCACAACAGCCTACACTGGATGTACCTTTAGCAGGAGAAAATAAGGAAGAGACCATGGGCACTCCGCACATCCGTGCAGGAAGTGGAGGTGAAAGAGGAGTCGACCCAGTCAAGATTGAGAACATTGGAGGGGGAGCAGGACGTCAAGCCAGTGGTCCTCCCGTCCAGGGCTACTCTAAGTACCAGAAGTCTCTTCCACCTCGATTTCAGAGGCAGCAACAG GAGCAGCTCcttaagcagcagcagcagtggcaacaccaacaacaacaacagcagcagcaccaacaacaacaacaacagcagcagcagcagcagcagcacagccagGCCTCACAAAGCCAGCTGTCCCCCCAGCCTACCCAGGGTCCTTCATCAGGCTCAACACCCCAGCCGGGGCCTGGACCAAAGCAGGGTGGACCCATGTACCAACCCAGCAATATGGTGCGACCCCCACCACTGCCAATGAATTTTGACCCTCGCTGGATGATGATGCCATATATGGACCCTCGCATGATGCAAGGTCGCCCTCCGCCTATGGACTACTATTCAGCAGGCATGCACCCATCTG GGCTTATTGGGCGTGAGCGGTCTGATTCGGGGGGATCTGGTTCAGATGCCTTTGACAGGCAGCAACAGCACCCAGGTCACCCTCACCGTGGGACACCCCCTATGGATCCTAAGATGGCCTGGGGTCAGGAGGTATTCCCTGGCGGAGGGGAAGGCCGCGGGTTAACATCACCCCATAGGCAGAAGCAGGCTTTGGAGGATGACGATGTGGCCAAAGGGCCCAG GAGTGACACTCCGACACACCGCACGCGTGAGGGTGGATTGGGACCCATCCAGCAGCCCAATTCCACCCCAGGAACATCCAATCAAACTCCACCTCCGGTTGGAACTCAAGTTGGTGGTCAGGGTGGCGGCCACCCTCATCACTATATGAGTGGCCGAGGCAACTTTAGCAACTTCCCTGACCAGAGTGCAAGGATGCAtccccaccaccagcagcagcagcagcagcagaggggggagaggggaaatCAGCCGCATAGCTACCCCCACCAAGATGAAGGGCCTCCCCGAGGGTCTCAGCAGGGGCAGATATGGGGAGCCCCACACCCTCACTATGATCGCAACGGTCGTGCCGATCACCCCCCTGTTGAGAGCAACTCTCATGTCCACCACCATCACGGCCACCACCCTCAGCAGCCTCACTACTCTCTCCACCCCCACAAACCGGAGAACAGCCGAGACCGAGCGGTTGAGGCTCCTGCTAAGAAGACCGACTCTTCTGCCCCCATCCACCAGccttcactctcctcctcctgctcttcctcctcctcctcttctgctagGGAAGATGGCAATGTCAAAGGTGCCCTGCATCATCACCCATCCCAGAGagagagtgaagctgctgtcggGCACACTCATGGTGAAAGAGGCAACGGTGGCGGTGCTAACAGTAGCAGCCTTGTGAAACAGGAGAAGACTGGCCCGTCAGTCACCTCTAGCCCACCTCCCTCTCAACATGGCAGTCATACtcagcctcagcagcagcaccctCATCTTAAATCAAACCAAAGAGGGGGGCGGGAGCACAAGACCGAGACCCAGTGGGGCCCACGTCCTGGCAGCAGCAATACAGGTGGGGGGTCCTCTCACGGTAGAAGGGCCAATGCAGGAGGTGGGAACAACTCTCGTGGAGGCGAGGACTCCTCAAACACTCCATCCGACCACAAACCCTCCCACCAAACAGGAGGCAGCAATCCAAACAGGAGGGCCGGTCCCATTAAGAAGCCAGTCCTTAAGGAGATTAAGCGAGACGGAGGGGAAGCGGATGGCGGGGAAAAAACTAGCTTtgggaaagagaaagatggtggCCAACATGCCTCCATAAAGCaggaatcctcctcctcccagaacACATCAGCTCCATCTAAGGATGAACCAGCCCAGACAGCCAAAACCAGGAATGCAGGAAAAGAACGATCctcaggaggaggcggggccggGAGAGGGCCTAAAGATGTAGACACCACTTTTTCAGGTTCCTCCTCCAGAAGGGACAGGGACCGCTCCtttgagagaggagggggcccCTCCCACCAACATGGAGTTCCTGCCAAAGGCAGCCGAGCTAGTCGCGGACGAGGGGAGTTCTATGGGCGTGGCCGTGGTTACCGTGGCGCCTTTACGGCTCCTGCCGGCCCCGTTGGTGCCAGTCGAGGCAGAATGGCTGGAAGGAGCGGCAGAGACTACCGGCCATCTGTTGGCGGTAGCCATCACCACGAGTCCAAGGGTGAGGGGGCCAGTGGCAGGCATGGTCCGGATCGGTCCCAGCATAACCCAGCCAGGGCCAGGAACCGAAGTGAAACGCGCAGTGAGGGTTCAGAGTATGAGGAAATCCctaagagaaggagagaaagaggttcGGAGACTGGCAGTGAGAGTGGTGCAAGTGACCGTGGTCCCTCAGACAAGGAAGACCCACTGAAAACCAACACCAAGAATGGCCCTGAGAATGCCAACaccactggcagcagcaacATGTCATCCGCACCTTCTAGAGGTTCCCAGGCCCGTGTCTTCACTCCCAGGGGTGTACCCTCTAGgaggggaaggggtgggggtggaggcggaggagggggaacAACAGGACCTGGGGGAGGAGGAAACCTCTATAGAAGCGGTGGTAATATAGGAGGACATCCTGGAGGGCACCGGGTGGGACCCAACTCTTCCTCTCACGGTGGGTCCTCAAAGTCCTCGGCCTCAGCTCGAAAGCAGCAAGGCGCACCACAGACCTCTGGGGCCAAGGACTTTGGCAGGGGAGGAAATGGAGccgagaagaaagagaagattGCTGATGCAAGTCAAACTCAAAGCCAGGGGTCCAATCCCCCTCAGCCGCTCTTGCCCGCCGCAGCTCCCGCCTCCTCAGCCTCCACTGAAAATGGAGTTGTAACTCAGCACGCTTTAACCAATCCGACCCAAAACTCCAGAGGGCCAAATGCGCTCCCTCTTCCCACTAACCGTGAGTTCCCCCCCAGCGGGTTTGAGCGACCACCTAGACGTCGGCGTCACGGGCGATCCCAGCATCAGCAGGATAAGCCCCCCCGCTTCCGGAGGCTGAAGGAGCGCGAGAATGCCGCGCGAATCAACGGAGGAGTGGGGGTCATCGGAGGAGGACggccctcctctcctgctctgaATTCGGTTCAGGACAGTAACGGAGCCCCCGTCTCTGCTCCTGTGACGAGCAATGCCCAAAATGCTAACCACAACAACGCATTAATAGCCAACAATAACAGCGGCGGCGGGCATGTTAACAATGCAAATagccaccaccatcaccactacAACCAGGGCAACGCTGCACAGACCCACCACCAGAGCCACGGAGCAAAGTCCCCCGACTTCACCAACCAGAACTCTGACCAGGCCAACGAGGAGTGGGAGACCGCTTCTGAGAGCAGCGACTTCACTGAGTtcagagacagggagggaggtggggggaagTCCTATCCTTCTCACCATCCCCACCACCTGGGAAGgggcggtggaggaggtggaggtgccGTTGACCGCGACATGGCAGGAAAGGAGCCCTTGGCTAATAAAAGAAGCTTCTCTAGCCAGCGTCCTGGCATGGAACGACAGAACCGGAGGGTCAaccctggaggaggtggaggtggaggaagaggcccACGGGGGCCGCCCGGTGGCGGCTCTGGCGGGCCTGGTAGTGGTGGTGGCGGCAACCGCGGGGATCGGCGTGGCAACTGGCCCTCCCCAAAGAACCGGAAGtga
- the prrc2a gene encoding protein PRRC2A isoform X2, producing MYPPYLPFPAPYGPQGPFRYPAPGEGPPPRFRQGGPDSRSQGGPRDVGGEVVKRPPILKQDDLKELDELDHDGDEGWAGAHEEIDYSAKLKFSDDEGDEEGEEESTESNNDLREQQRSQDATSRSRASDSGGDTRRTPPCNADNGPQPSSKPGRAEEGGSGWGGQGPPTNYQDRTQNQGTSQGPAKPVPGQLQPAPGGPSPPAQPGLLVPAPQENDEDETWRQRRKQSSTEISAAVERARRRREEEERRMEEERRAACAEKLKRLDEKQQQQQGSNVGGGGSSCKSPSLDGNSAAAPAGSPSPSISASASSPNISQPPSPCVDPEESPLLVVQPGSSPGVGDRQRASSNSSYDSSAESQQCPQPPVSQPQQPTLDVPLAGENKEETMGTPHIRAGSGGERGVDPVKIENIGGGAGRQASGPPVQGYSKYQKSLPPRFQRQQQEQLLKQQQQWQHQQQQQQQHQQQQQQQQQQQQHSQASQSQLSPQPTQGPSSGSTPQPGPGPKQGGPMYQPSNMVRPPPLPMNFDPRWMMMPYMDPRMMQGRPPPMDYYSAGMHPSGLIGRERSDSGGSGSDAFDRQQQHPGHPHRGTPPMDPKMAWGQEVFPGGGEGRGLTSPHRQKQALEDDDVAKGPRSDTPTHRTREGGLGPIQQPNSTPGTSNQTPPPVGTQVGGQGGGHPHHYMSGRGNFSNFPDQSARMHPHHQQQQQQQRGERGNQPHSYPHQDEGPPRGSQQGQIWGAPHPHYDRNGRADHPPVESNSHVHHHHGHHPQQPHYSLHPHKPENSRDRAVEAPAKKTDSSAPIHQPSLSSSCSSSSSSSAREDGNVKGALHHHPSQRESEAAVGHTHGERGNGGGANSSSLVKQEKTGPSVTSSPPPSQHGSHTQPQQQHPHLKSNQRGGREHKTETQWGPRPGSSNTGGGSSHGRRANAGGGNNSRGGEDSSNTPSDHKPSHQTGGSNPNRRAGPIKKPVLKEIKRDGGEADGGEKTSFGKEKDGGQHASIKQESSSSQNTSAPSKDEPAQTAKTRNAGKERSSGGGGAGRGPKDVDTTFSGSSSRRDRDRSFERGGGPSHQHGVPAKGSRASRGRGEFYGRGRGYRGAFTAPAGPVGASRGRMAGRSGRDYRPSVGGSHHHESKGEGASGRHGPDRSQHNPARARNRSETRSEGSEYEEIPKRRRERGSETGSESGASDRGPSDKEDPLKTNTKNGPENANTTGSSNMSSAPSRGSQARVFTPRGVPSRRGRGGGGGGGGGTTGPGGGGNLYRSGGNIGGHPGGHRVGPNSSSHGGSSKSSASARKQQGAPQTSGAKDFGRGGNGAEKKEKIADASQTQSQGSNPPQPLLPAAAPASSASTENGVVTQHALTNPTQNSRGPNALPLPTNREFPPSGFERPPRRRRHGRSQHQQDKPPRFRRLKERENAARINGGVGVIGGGRPSSPALNSVQDSNGAPVSAPVTSNAQNANHNNALIANNNSGGGHVNNANSHHHHHYNQGNAAQTHHQSHGAKSPDFTNQNSDQANEEWETASESSDFTEFRDREGGGGKSYPSHHPHHLGRGGGGGGGAVDRDMAGKEPLANKRSFSSQRPGMERQNRRVNPGGGGGGGRGPRGPPGGGSGGPGSGGGGNRGDRRGNWPSPKNRK from the exons ATGTATCCTCCATACCTGCCCTTCCCGGCCCCCTATGGCCCTCAGGGGCCTTTCAGGTACCCGGCACCCGGGGAAGGGCCTCCTCCAAG GTTCCGGCAGGGTGGTCCTGACAGCAGGTCTCAGGGCGGCCCACGTGATGTAGGTGGAGAAGTTGTGAAGCGGCCACCTATCCTAAAGCAGGATGACCTGAAGGAGTTAGATGAGCTTGACCATGATGGAGATGAGGGCTGGGCAG gggCTCATGAGGAGATTGATTACTCCGCCAAGTTGAAGTTCAGtgatgatgaaggtgatgaagagggagaagaggaaagcACCGAGAGCAATAATGACTTGCG tgagcagcagaGGTCCCAGGATGCAACCTCTCGCTCTCGAGCCTCGGACAGCGGCGGAGACACCCGCCGCACCCCTCCCTGTAATGCTGACAATGGCCCCCAACCCTCCAGCAAGCCAGGACGCGCCGAGGAGGGAGGCAGCGGCTGGGGGGGCCAGGGACCACCAACCAACTACCAG gACCGAACCCAAAATCAGGGTACCTCTCAAGGCCCGGCAAAACCTGTCCCCGGTCAGCTTCAGCCAGCACCAGGGGGCCCGTCTCCTCCTGCCCAACCAGGTCTTCTGGTTCCTGCACCCCAGGAGAATGATGAAGACGAGACTTGGCGTCAGCGCAGGAAGCAGTCCTCCACTGAGATCTCCGCTGCTGTGGAGCGAGCTCGTCGCCGCCGCGAGGAGGAAGAGCGCaggatggaggaagagaggcgCGCAGCCTGCGCAGAGAAACTCAAGAGGCTGGATGagaagcagcaacagcagcagggcAGCAACGTAGGAGGTGGTGGCAGCAGCTGTAAAAGCCCAAGCCTGGACGGAAACTCTGCAGCTGCCCCGGCAGGCAGCCCTAGTCCATCAATTTCagcctctgcctcctcccccaACATCAGCCAGCCCCCATCCCCTTGTGTGGACCCTGAAGAATCTCCACTGTTGGTTGTCCAGCCAGGGTCGAGTCCTGGAGTTGGGGACCGTCAGCGagccagcagcaacagcagctatGACTCCAGTGCAG AATCCCAACAGTGTCCCCAGCCTCCTGTGTCACAGCCACAACAGCCTACACTGGATGTACCTTTAGCAGGAGAAAATAAGGAAGAGACCATGGGCACTCCGCACATCCGTGCAGGAAGTGGAGGTGAAAGAGGAGTCGACCCAGTCAAGATTGAGAACATTGGAGGGGGAGCAGGACGTCAAGCCAGTGGTCCTCCCGTCCAGGGCTACTCTAAGTACCAGAAGTCTCTTCCACCTCGATTTCAGAGGCAGCAACAG GAGCAGCTCcttaagcagcagcagcagtggcaacaccaacaacaacaacagcagcagcaccaacaacaacaacaacagcagcagcagcagcagcagcacagccagGCCTCACAAAGCCAGCTGTCCCCCCAGCCTACCCAGGGTCCTTCATCAGGCTCAACACCCCAGCCGGGGCCTGGACCAAAGCAGGGTGGACCCATGTACCAACCCAGCAATATGGTGCGACCCCCACCACTGCCAATGAATTTTGACCCTCGCTGGATGATGATGCCATATATGGACCCTCGCATGATGCAAGGTCGCCCTCCGCCTATGGACTACTATTCAGCAGGCATGCACCCATCTG GGCTTATTGGGCGTGAGCGGTCTGATTCGGGGGGATCTGGTTCAGATGCCTTTGACAGGCAGCAACAGCACCCAGGTCACCCTCACCGTGGGACACCCCCTATGGATCCTAAGATGGCCTGGGGTCAGGAGGTATTCCCTGGCGGAGGGGAAGGCCGCGGGTTAACATCACCCCATAGGCAGAAGCAGGCTTTGGAGGATGACGATGTGGCCAAAGGGCCCAG GAGTGACACTCCGACACACCGCACGCGTGAGGGTGGATTGGGACCCATCCAGCAGCCCAATTCCACCCCAGGAACATCCAATCAAACTCCACCTCCGGTTGGAACTCAAGTTGGTGGTCAGGGTGGCGGCCACCCTCATCACTATATGAGTGGCCGAGGCAACTTTAGCAACTTCCCTGACCAGAGTGCAAGGATGCAtccccaccaccagcagcagcagcagcagcagaggggggagaggggaaatCAGCCGCATAGCTACCCCCACCAAGATGAAGGGCCTCCCCGAGGGTCTCAGCAGGGGCAGATATGGGGAGCCCCACACCCTCACTATGATCGCAACGGTCGTGCCGATCACCCCCCTGTTGAGAGCAACTCTCATGTCCACCACCATCACGGCCACCACCCTCAGCAGCCTCACTACTCTCTCCACCCCCACAAACCGGAGAACAGCCGAGACCGAGCGGTTGAGGCTCCTGCTAAGAAGACCGACTCTTCTGCCCCCATCCACCAGccttcactctcctcctcctgctcttcctcctcctcctcttctgctagGGAAGATGGCAATGTCAAAGGTGCCCTGCATCATCACCCATCCCAGAGagagagtgaagctgctgtcggGCACACTCATGGTGAAAGAGGCAACGGTGGCGGTGCTAACAGTAGCAGCCTTGTGAAACAGGAGAAGACTGGCCCGTCAGTCACCTCTAGCCCACCTCCCTCTCAACATGGCAGTCATACtcagcctcagcagcagcaccctCATCTTAAATCAAACCAAAGAGGGGGGCGGGAGCACAAGACCGAGACCCAGTGGGGCCCACGTCCTGGCAGCAGCAATACAGGTGGGGGGTCCTCTCACGGTAGAAGGGCCAATGCAGGAGGTGGGAACAACTCTCGTGGAGGCGAGGACTCCTCAAACACTCCATCCGACCACAAACCCTCCCACCAAACAGGAGGCAGCAATCCAAACAGGAGGGCCGGTCCCATTAAGAAGCCAGTCCTTAAGGAGATTAAGCGAGACGGAGGGGAAGCGGATGGCGGGGAAAAAACTAGCTTtgggaaagagaaagatggtggCCAACATGCCTCCATAAAGCaggaatcctcctcctcccagaacACATCAGCTCCATCTAAGGATGAACCAGCCCAGACAGCCAAAACCAGGAATGCAGGAAAAGAACGATCctcaggaggaggcggggccggGAGAGGGCCTAAAGATGTAGACACCACTTTTTCAGGTTCCTCCTCCAGAAGGGACAGGGACCGCTCCtttgagagaggagggggcccCTCCCACCAACATGGAGTTCCTGCCAAAGGCAGCCGAGCTAGTCGCGGACGAGGGGAGTTCTATGGGCGTGGCCGTGGTTACCGTGGCGCCTTTACGGCTCCTGCCGGCCCCGTTGGTGCCAGTCGAGGCAGAATGGCTGGAAGGAGCGGCAGAGACTACCGGCCATCTGTTGGCGGTAGCCATCACCACGAGTCCAAGGGTGAGGGGGCCAGTGGCAGGCATGGTCCGGATCGGTCCCAGCATAACCCAGCCAGGGCCAGGAACCGAAGTGAAACGCGCAGTGAGGGTTCAGAGTATGAGGAAATCCctaagagaaggagagaaagaggttcGGAGACTGGCAGTGAGAGTGGTGCAAGTGACCGTGGTCCCTCAGACAAGGAAGACCCACTGAAAACCAACACCAAGAATGGCCCTGAGAATGCCAACaccactggcagcagcaacATGTCATCCGCACCTTCTAGAGGTTCCCAGGCCCGTGTCTTCACTCCCAGGGGTGTACCCTCTAGgaggggaaggggtgggggtggaggcggaggagggggaacAACAGGACCTGGGGGAGGAGGAAACCTCTATAGAAGCGGTGGTAATATAGGAGGACATCCTGGAGGGCACCGGGTGGGACCCAACTCTTCCTCTCACGGTGGGTCCTCAAAGTCCTCGGCCTCAGCTCGAAAGCAGCAAGGCGCACCACAGACCTCTGGGGCCAAGGACTTTGGCAGGGGAGGAAATGGAGccgagaagaaagagaagattGCTGATGCAAGTCAAACTCAAAGCCAGGGGTCCAATCCCCCTCAGCCGCTCTTGCCCGCCGCAGCTCCCGCCTCCTCAGCCTCCACTGAAAATGGAGTTGTAACTCAGCACGCTTTAACCAATCCGACCCAAAACTCCAGAGGGCCAAATGCGCTCCCTCTTCCCACTAACCGTGAGTTCCCCCCCAGCGGGTTTGAGCGACCACCTAGACGTCGGCGTCACGGGCGATCCCAGCATCAGCAGGATAAGCCCCCCCGCTTCCGGAGGCTGAAGGAGCGCGAGAATGCCGCGCGAATCAACGGAGGAGTGGGGGTCATCGGAGGAGGACggccctcctctcctgctctgaATTCGGTTCAGGACAGTAACGGAGCCCCCGTCTCTGCTCCTGTGACGAGCAATGCCCAAAATGCTAACCACAACAACGCATTAATAGCCAACAATAACAGCGGCGGCGGGCATGTTAACAATGCAAATagccaccaccatcaccactacAACCAGGGCAACGCTGCACAGACCCACCACCAGAGCCACGGAGCAAAGTCCCCCGACTTCACCAACCAGAACTCTGACCAGGCCAACGAGGAGTGGGAGACCGCTTCTGAGAGCAGCGACTTCACTGAGTtcagagacagggagggaggtggggggaagTCCTATCCTTCTCACCATCCCCACCACCTGGGAAGgggcggtggaggaggtggaggtgccGTTGACCGCGACATGGCAGGAAAGGAGCCCTTGGCTAATAAAAGAAGCTTCTCTAGCCAGCGTCCTGGCATGGAACGACAGAACCGGAGGGTCAaccctggaggaggtggaggtggaggaagaggcccACGGGGGCCGCCCGGTGGCGGCTCTGGCGGGCCTGGTAGTGGTGGTGGCGGCAACCGCGGGGATCGGCGTGGCAACTGGCCCTCCCCAAAGAACCGGAAGtga